Sequence from the Catenuloplanes indicus genome:
GCTACACGGTCCAGCCGCTGGCCGGTGGGCCGTACACGCTCTCCGGCATGTCCGAGGCGAACGGCCTGCTCGTGCTGGGGGAGCGGGTGACCAGCGCCGCCGCCGGCTCCACCGTGGACGTGCTGCTGCTCGACCGGCGGCGGTGACCGGGTGATCTGGGGGGAGACTCCCGGGTGGCCGGTGATGCTGGCCGACGGGCCGGTGCTGCTGCGGCCGTACCGGCGCTCCGACGCGGCCGCCTGGTCCGAGGTCCGGATCGCGAACCGGGCCTGGCTGTCGCCGTGGGAATCGGCGCCGCCCGGCCCGTGGCACGAGCTCAACTCCACCGCCGCCTACCGGTACGTGCTGCAGGACATGCGCCGGTCCGCACGCCGCGGCGAGAGCATGCCGTTCGCGGTCTGCCTGCGCGAGCCCGGCCGGCCGGAGCGCCTGGTCGGGCACATCAACCTGGGCAACATCGTGCGGCGCGCGTTCTGCTCCGCGTACGTGGGCTACTGGGTCGACGCACGCGTCGCCGGCCGGGGCATCATCCCGACCGCGCTGGCGCTCACCGTGGACCACGCGTTCGGCCCGGCCGGGCTGCACCGCGTCGAGGTCAACATCCGCCCGGAGAACAAGCCGTCCCGGCGCGTCGTGGAGAAGCTCGGTTTTCGTGAGGAGGCTTACCATGCGCGCTACATGCACATCGACGGCGCTTGGCGTGATCACATCGGATACTCGCTGACCAGCGAAGACGTGGCAGCCGAGGGGGGCCTGCTGCGCCGCTGGCACCGGCTCCGCCAGCACACCGCATGATCTTTTTTACCGGGGTACGGTCGGCGCGCCGTACCGTATTGCCCCTGAGCCCCCCGTAACCTCGAAGAACTGGGACTTGACGGCGATCATGCGGTCGTCGATGGGGTGACGGGAGGGTTGAGGGTGCCGACCTCGGTGCTCCTCGCCGTCCTCGCTGCCGCCGGGCTGCTCGCCCTCGCGCCGGCGCTGGTCCGCCGGTACGACGCAACCGAGCGCCAGGTGGCGGAGCGGGCGCAGTCGACGGCCAGGGTGCTTGAGCGCCGCCGCCGTCGCCGCACCGTGCCCGGACGACGCCCGATCAACCCACCACGGCATCTGATGCCGCCGGATTCCGGCACTTCCGTGCCATCTTCGCCTGATAAGCGTGGTTTGTCCAGCTCTGCGCGGGTCGAGTCCGCCACGCCGGTGTCCGGCCCGTCCGGCATGTCCGGTCCGGGCGGGCGCCGGGGCCGACGGCGCTCACTGCGGCTGGTCCCGGACGCGGCCCGGCGTGCACCGCGGCGCCCCGCGCGCCGGCGGCGGCAGGCCACCGCGGTCACCCGGCGTCGCCGGGTCCTGGGCGCCCTCGCGCTGCTCAACGGCGTGCAACTGCTCGGCGTGGCGGTCGTCGGCCCCGGCTTCTGGATCAGTGTCTCGGTGACCGGCGCGCTGCTCGTGGTCTACGTGGTACACCTGCGGAACCGGGCGATAGCGGAACGCCGCCGGCGCCGCCAGGAGGCGCGAGAGGCCGCATGGCTGGCCCGCCGGCAGGCGGAGGTGCGGCGGGAACAGAAACGGCGTGCCGAGGCCCGCAAGGCCGACCGGCTGCGGCTGGCCGCACAGCGGGAAGCGGTCCGGCGGGCGGCGATGGGCCTGGACCGCGGTCCGGAGACCGACCTGCCGGCCGCCGCGGACGGCATCGCCGGCTCGTCCCCGCCACCCGCCAAGCCACGCGGCGGTTCCGTCTCCTACCGCTCACCGGGCCTGCGCGGCCGCCCCTACCAGGCCGGCGGCGGCCCCAGCCAGATGCGACGGCCGGACTCGGCGTGACACGCGGGGGGTGATTCGCGCGGGGGTCCACGGGCCTGTTAATGTTGTCCACGTTCCGCCAGGGGAAACCCAAGGCGGGGTTGGGGCTGTGGCGCAGTCTGGTAGCGCACCTCGTTCGCATCGAGGGGGTCTGGGGTTCAAATCCCCACAGCTCCACGAGACTCTGGACGCCTCGTGTTCGCGGAAAGCGCGAACACGGGGCGTCTCGTCATTTCTGCTCCGGGCCGAGCCCTGGACGCCTCACGGTGTGGTGGGCGCGAGGTGGTGATCTGTGCTGGATCTGCCGCCGAATCGTCTACGCGGTTGCGGCGGTCTGTTGGTAGGTGGTGGGGCGGCCTCTGCCGCCGCCCTGCTGTACCGAGCCGCGGTTGCGTAGGTTGCGGAGTGCTCTGCGCACGTTGGCTGGTCAGGTCGATTGTGGCCGGGAGTGGCGAGAGCGTGGATGCGTTGCTCGGTCCGGGTGGGCGG
This genomic interval carries:
- a CDS encoding GNAT family N-acetyltransferase encodes the protein MLADGPVLLRPYRRSDAAAWSEVRIANRAWLSPWESAPPGPWHELNSTAAYRYVLQDMRRSARRGESMPFAVCLREPGRPERLVGHINLGNIVRRAFCSAYVGYWVDARVAGRGIIPTALALTVDHAFGPAGLHRVEVNIRPENKPSRRVVEKLGFREEAYHARYMHIDGAWRDHIGYSLTSEDVAAEGGLLRRWHRLRQHTA
- the sepX gene encoding divisome protein SepX/GlpR, which gives rise to MRVPTSVLLAVLAAAGLLALAPALVRRYDATERQVAERAQSTARVLERRRRRRTVPGRRPINPPRHLMPPDSGTSVPSSPDKRGLSSSARVESATPVSGPSGMSGPGGRRGRRRSLRLVPDAARRAPRRPARRRRQATAVTRRRRVLGALALLNGVQLLGVAVVGPGFWISVSVTGALLVVYVVHLRNRAIAERRRRRQEAREAAWLARRQAEVRREQKRRAEARKADRLRLAAQREAVRRAAMGLDRGPETDLPAAADGIAGSSPPPAKPRGGSVSYRSPGLRGRPYQAGGGPSQMRRPDSA